In the Gorilla gorilla gorilla isolate KB3781 chromosome 10, NHGRI_mGorGor1-v2.1_pri, whole genome shotgun sequence genome, one interval contains:
- the METTL1 gene encoding tRNA (guanine-N(7)-)-methyltransferase isoform X1, translating to MAASLTCASGLRLHVDLVEKPRTGIMAAETWNVAGAEAPPPQKRYYRQRAHSNPMADHTLRYPVKPEEMDWSELYPEFFAPLTQNQSHDDPKDKKEKRAQAQVEFADIGCGYGGLLVELSPLFPDTLILGLEIRVKVSDYVQDRIRALRAAPAGGFQNIACLRSNAMKHLPNFFYKGQLTKMFFLFPDPHFKRTKHKWRIISPTLLAEYAYVLRVGGLVYTITDVLELHDWMCTHFEEHPLFERVPLEDLSEDPIVGHLGTSTEEGKKVLRNGGKNFPAIFRRIQDPVLQAVTPQTSLPGH from the exons ATGGCTGCGTCATTAACTTGCGCCTCTGGCCTGCGCCTCCACGTGGATTTGGTAGAGAAACCCCGGACTGGGATCATGGCAGCCGAGACTTGGAACGTGGCCGGAGCAGAGGCCCCACCGCCCCAGAAGCGCTACTACCGGCAACGTGCTCACTCCAACCCCATGGCGGACCACACGCTGCGCTA CCCTGTGAAGCCAGAGGAGATGGACTGGTCTGAGCTATACCCAGAGTTCTTCGCTCCACTCACTCAAAATCAGAGCCACGATGACCCAaaggataagaaagaaaagagagctcAGGCCCAAGTGGAGTTTGCAGACATAGGCTGTGGCTATGGTGGCCTGTTAG TGGAACTGTCACCGCTGTTCCCAGACACACTTATTCTGGGTCTGGAGATCCGGGTGAAGGTCTCGGACTATGTACAAGACCGGATTCGGGCCCTACGCGCAGCTCCTGCAGGTGGCTTCCAGAACATCGCCTGTCTCCGTAGCAATGCCATGAAGCACCTTCCTAACTTCTTCTACAAGGGCCAG CTGACAAAGATGTTCTTCCTCTTCCCCGACCCACATTTCAAGCGGACAAAGCACAAGTGGCGAATCATCAGTCCCACCCTGCTAGCAGAATATGCCTACGTGCTAAGAGTTGGG GGGCTGGTGTATACCATAACCGATGTGCTGGAGCTACACGACTGGATGTGCACTCATTTCGAAGAGCACCCACTGTTTGAGCGTGTGCCTCTGGAGGACCTG AGTGAAGACCCCATTGTGGGACATCTAGGCACCTCAACTGAGGAGGGGAAGAAAGTTCTACGTAATGGAGGGAAGAATTTCCCAGCCATCTTCCGAAGAATACAAGATCCCGTCCTCCAGGCAGTGACCCCCCAAACCAGCCTGCCTGGTCACTGA
- the METTL1 gene encoding tRNA (guanine-N(7)-)-methyltransferase isoform X2 — MAASLTCASGLRLHVDLVEKPRTGIMAAETWNVAGAEAPPPQKRYYRQRAHSNPMADHTLRYPVKPEEMDWSELYPEFFAPLTQNQSHDDPKDKKEKRAQAQVEFADIGCGYGGLLADKDVLPLPRPTFQADKAQVANHQSHPASRICLRAKSWGAGVYHNRCAGATRLDVHSFRRAPTV; from the exons ATGGCTGCGTCATTAACTTGCGCCTCTGGCCTGCGCCTCCACGTGGATTTGGTAGAGAAACCCCGGACTGGGATCATGGCAGCCGAGACTTGGAACGTGGCCGGAGCAGAGGCCCCACCGCCCCAGAAGCGCTACTACCGGCAACGTGCTCACTCCAACCCCATGGCGGACCACACGCTGCGCTA CCCTGTGAAGCCAGAGGAGATGGACTGGTCTGAGCTATACCCAGAGTTCTTCGCTCCACTCACTCAAAATCAGAGCCACGATGACCCAaaggataagaaagaaaagagagctcAGGCCCAAGTGGAGTTTGCAGACATAGGCTGTGGCTATGGTGGCCTGTTAG CTGACAAAGATGTTCTTCCTCTTCCCCGACCCACATTTCAAGCGGACAAAGCACAAGTGGCGAATCATCAGTCCCACCCTGCTAGCAGAATATGCCTACGTGCTAAGAGTTGGG GGGCTGGTGTATACCATAACCGATGTGCTGGAGCTACACGACTGGATGTGCACTCATTTCGAAGAGCACCCACTGTTTGA
- the CYP27B1 gene encoding 25-hydroxyvitamin D-1 alpha hydroxylase, mitochondrial: MTQTLKYASRVFHRVRWAPELGASLGYREYHSARRSLADIPGPSTPSFLAELFCKGGLSRLHELQVQGAARFGPVWLASFGTVRTVYVAAPALVEELLRQEGPRPERCSFSPWTEHRRCRQRACGLLTAEGEEWQRLRSLLAPLLLRPQAAARYAGTLNNVVCDLVRRLRRQRGRGTGPPALVRDVAGEFYKFGLEGIAAVLLGSRLGCLEAQVPPDTETFIRAVGSVFVSTLLTMAMPHWLRHLVPGPWGRLCRDWDQMFAFAQRHVERREAEAAMRNGGQPEKDLESGAHLTHFLFQEELPAQSILGNVTELLLAGVDTVSNTLSWALYELSRHPEVQTALHSEITAALSPGSSAYPPATVLSQLPLLKAVVKEVLRLYPVVPGNSRVPDKDIHVGDYIIPKNTLVTLCHYATSRDPAQFPEPNSFRPARWLGEGPTPHPFASLPFGFGKRSCMGRRLAELELQMALAQILTHFEVQPEPGAAPVRPMTRTVLVPERSINLQFLDR; encoded by the exons ATGACCCAGACCCTCAAGTACGCCTCCAGAGTGTTCCATCGCGTCCGCTGGGCGCCCGAGTTGGGCGCCTCCCTAGGCTACCGAGAGTACCACTCAGCACGCCGGAGCTTGGCAGACATCCCAGGCCCCTCTACGCCCAGCTTTCTGGCCGAACTTTTCTGCAAGGGGGGGCTGTCGAGGCTACACGAGCTGCAG GTGCAGGGCGCCGCGCGCTTCGGGCCGGTGTGGCTAGCCAGCTTTGGGACAGTGCGCACCGTGTACGTGGCTGCCCCTGCACTCGTCGAGGAGCTGCTGCGACAGGAGGGACCCCGGCCCGAGCGCTGCAGCTTCTCGCCCTGGACGGAGCACCGCCGCTGCCGCCAGCGGGCTTGCGGACTGCTCACTGC GGAAGGCGAAGAATGGCAAAGGCTCCGCAGTCTCCTGGCCCCGCTCCTCCTCCGGCCTCAAGCGGCCGCCCGCTACGCCGGAACCCTGAACAACGTAGTCTGCGACCTTGTGCGGCGTCTGAGGCGCCAGCGGGGACGTGGCACGGGGCCGCCCGCCCTGGTTCGGGACGTGGCGGGGGAATTTTACAAGTTCGGACTGGAAG GCATCGCCGCGGTTCTGCTCGGCTCGCGCTTGGGCTGCCTGGAGGCTCAAGTGCCGCCCGACACGGAGACCTTCATCCGCGCTGTGGGCTCGGTGTTTGTGTCCACGCTGTTGACCATGGCGATGCCCCACTGGCTGCGCCACCTTGTGCCTGGGCCCTGGGGCCGCCTCTGCCGAGACTGGGACCAGATGTTTGCATTTG CTCAGAGGCACGTGGAGCGGCGAGAGGCAGAGGCAGCCATGAGGAACGGAGGACAGCCCGAGAAGGACCTGGAATCTGGGGCGCACCTGACCCACTTCCTGTTCCAGGAAGAGTTGCCTGCCCAGTCCATCCTGGGAAATGTGACAGAGTTGCTACTGGCGGGAGTGGACACG GTGTCCAACACGCTCTCCTGGGCTCTGTATGAGCTCTCCCGGCACCCCGAAGTCCAGACAGCACTCCACTCCGAGATCACAGCTGCCCTGAGCCCTGGCTCCAGTGCCTACCCCCCAGCCACTGTTCTGTCCCAGCTGCCCCTGCTGAAGGCGGTGGTCAAGGAAGTGCTAAG ACTGTACCCTGTGGTACCTGGAAATTCTCGTGTCCCAGACAAAGACATTCATGTGGGTGACTATATTATCCCCAAAAAT ACGCTGGTCACTCTGTGTCACTATGCCACTTCAAGGGACCCTGCCCAGTTCCCAGAGCCAAATTCTTTTCGTCCAGCTCGCTGGCTGGGGGAGGGTCCCACCCCCCACCCATTTGCATCTCTTCCCTTTGGCTTTGGCAAGCGCAGCTGTATGGGGAGACGCCTGGCAGAGCTTGAATTGCAAATGGCTTTGGCCCAG ATCCTAACACATTTTGAGGTGCAGCCTGAGCCAGGTGCAGCC